A stretch of Telopea speciosissima isolate NSW1024214 ecotype Mountain lineage chromosome 11, Tspe_v1, whole genome shotgun sequence DNA encodes these proteins:
- the LOC122645007 gene encoding protein FAR1-RELATED SEQUENCE 5-like, with translation MRSQRQISNIVAHGIDLADDSDIRPNATFDLMGMQVGGSKNLGCTRKDLNNCLRTKRQRDLAFGECESLLAYFENQTKNNPSFTYSLQLDNGEQITNIFWTNPRMLIDYALFGDVVIFDTTFCINKEYIPFEIFARFNHHRGVTIFEVALLYDEMIPSFKWLFETFLETHGQKKPITIFTDQDAAMARTIGEVLPETWHRLCTWHIMQNGIKHLGNLMKHESSFLKELNKCIFQYENEEEFENAWKVLLDHYQLKNNSWLAQIYSIKHKWACCYMKYTFTLGVRSTQLSESINNDLKNYLRPTLDLVRFLKQFERVVEDKRTNELKAEFEARNTLPRTMGCNAPVLRQAGKVYTPYIFNECRRKHDLFLDCSVKDHTINDVFHQYIIGMVDEEGDFVEGEIAVLYKTHEQVLECSWREFETYGILCCHILKVLDVLEIKYIPKKYILRRWTRATKDILVEDSKGKEVMEDVQLSRTQHFRYLMPKYVKLINQASNTDAGFEMTNINADILGKEIATLIIACSTTKDSVQCSEAYRDLVLKKKKVGKVVAKDIRPSLKLRGSRRKLIKQLKAKPQLAWKHQKNHLKALLHQVFMAIGSLQGSTTTVGVDLSPGQEIGEAHGDRF, from the exons ATGCGGTCTCAACGCCAAATCTCAAATATAGTTGCCCATGGAATAGATTTGGCTGATGATTCTGATATCAGGCCCAATGCCACTTTTGATTTAATGGGCATGCAAGTAGGTGGTAGTAAAAACTTAGGTTGCACTAGGAAAGATCTTAATAATTGCCTTCGAACCAAACGTCAGCGTGATCTAGCTTTCGGTGAATGTGAGAGTTTGCTAGCATATTTTGAAAACCAGACAAAGAACAACCCATCATTTACATACTCTTTACAACTGGATAATGGAGAACAGATAACAAACATATTTTGGACAAATCCGAGGATGCTTATTGATTATGCACTGTTTGGTGATGTTGTTATCTTTGACACTACGTTTTGCATAAACAAGGAGTACATACCGTTTGAAATTTTTGCGAGATTCAACCATCATAGGGGTGTGACCATATTTGAAGTTGCATTACTATATGATGAGATGATTCCTTCCTTCAAATGGTTGTTTGAGACATTCTTGGAGACTCATGGACAAAAGAAGCCCATAACCATTTTTACTGATCAAGATGCTGCAATGGCAAGGACAATAGGTGAGGTTTTACCTGAAACATGGCATAGATTGTGTACCTGGCATATAATGCAGAATGGGATAAAACATCTTGGTAATCTGATGAAGCATGAATCATCTTTTCTTAAGGAATTGAATAAATGCATATTCCAATATGAAAATGAAGAGGAATTTGAGAATGCATGGAAAGTTTTGTTGGATCATTATCAACTTAAGAATAATTCATGGTTAGCTCAGATTTACAGTATTAAACATAAATGGGCATGCTGTTATATGAAATATACTTTCACACTTGGTGTGAGGAGCACACAGCTTAGTGAAAGTATtaacaatgatttaaaaaattatttgagaCCCACATTGGATCTTGTACGATTTTTAAAGCAATTTGAACGGGTTGTGGAGGATAAACGTACTAATGAATTGAAGGCTGAGTTTGAAGCAAGAAATACACTTCCTAGGACCATGGGTTGCAACGCACCAGTGCTGAGACAAGCAGGAAAAGTTTATACCCCTTATATATTTAATGAATGTAGGAGGAAACATGACCTGTTTCTTGATTGCTCTGTAAAAGATCATACTATAAATGATGTCTTCCACCAGTACATTATTGGAATGGTTGATGAGGAAGGTGACTTTGTGGAAGGAGAAATTGCAGTCTTGTACAAGACACATGAGCAGGTTTTAGAATGTAGTTGGAGGGAATTTGAGACTTATGGTATCCTATGTTGTCATATCTTGAAAGTCTTAGATGTGCTCGAGATAAAGTATATtcctaaaaaatatattttgaggAGATGGACACGAGCAACAAAAGATATATTGGTGGAGGACAGTAAGGGAAAAGAAGTGATGGAAGATGTCCAGCTGAGTCGCACACAGCATTTTAGGTATCTTATGCCTAAATATGTTAAGCTAATAAACCAAGCATCTAATACAGATGCTGGCTTTGAGATGACCAACATTAATGCTGATATTCTGGGTAAAGAGATTGCAACACTGATTATAGCATGTTCTACTACAAAAGATTCAGTTCAATGCTCTGAAGCTTACAGGGATTTGGtgctaaaaaaaaagaaggtaggaAAGGTAGTGGCAAAAGACATAAGGCCTTCATTGAAACTACGGGGAAGCAGAAGAAAACTAATAAAACAGTTAAAAGCCAAACCTCAATTAGCATGGAAACACCAAAAGAACCATCTCAAAGCCTTGCTACATCAGGTGTTCATG GCAATAGGTTCTTTGCAAGGTTCAACAACAACAGTTGGAGTTGATCTATCTCCAGGACAAGAAATAGGTGAAGCT CATGGAGACCGTTTCTAA